The genomic segment AGCTGGccaggagggtgaggagggggctgcgggcagcggggccgggggggtcACCGGGAGCCGGGGATGCCCAGTGACCGCGGCGCTGCCTCCCGCAGGTGCAGGGGGTGGGGGCCCGGGGCTGGCGGACGCTCTCGTCCCTCTTCACCCGCGAGGACGAGCACCAGCTGCTCAGCCCGGAGCCCTGCCCAGACCAGTAAGTTACTGATCgctggggagggaccccggACCCGGATCCCACCCCTGGGAACTGCCGAGCCCCCACAAACCCCCCCACTCATCACCGGCATCCCCCTCCCCGCGGCGTGgaggggggcacggggggctgggggaaggtCCCTGCACCGACATTTCCATCCCCGCTCTCTCCCCAGCCCTCTGGCCGCGGAGCCGCCCGAGATGCCCCGCACCGAGAAGGCCCCGGGATTTTGGGATCTCTTTGCTACCAAGTGGCAGCAGGCGTCGGGGCCGGAGAAGGGGGTGCCCCCCCCGGAGCCGGgggagagccctggggagccGCCGGGTGACGATGGCAGCGACCTGCGGGAGCCAGAGGAAGGAGCCTTCCACTGGGGCTTCCTGGCTGGCAAACTGGCCGAAATCCGGAATAAAACCGCCCCCAAGGGCAACTAGAGGAGGATGCACCGGCCGGACTCTCCAGAAGTTATTGTGGGCAGCGCCCCGCCCATGCCCGCGGGCTCTGCCGCGCGTTTGGGTGTGTCGTCTGCACTGACGCCCCCGGAGGTGCCCCtgttcccctttcccctttccccttttcccttttccctgagctctgcctgctgctttccttgccCTCACCCTCCCAACAGCCCCACGGCCCCTGAGGCAGCACAACccccagggtggggagggggagctgcacccccagccctgggacaccccccccaaccacacacacactgccaggctagaaaaaaaccccaaacagatTTATTGAGGGCAGCTctggccccagcagcccctgttctggggaggagggggctgcGGGGTGGgctctgcccaggacagggggctcgggctctgcccacccccctgcctgcagctggagcagcacaaggGCGGTCGGTGGGGGCTGCGGGCTCACCCCACCctcccgggctggggacagggagaagggaggTGGGTGACAGATGGGGACAGCAGCCTGCCAACCCTGCGGCCCTGGAGAGACCCGGGGTGTCCCTTCTTCGCCTGCCCCTCAGGTGCCCCCACCACGCCCAGCCTGCGGACCTGGTGgtgctcccagcctgcagcgTCCCCGGGGCTCCAGGCCACGGCTGCCCCCAGCCCATCGGCCACATCCAGCGAGGGCCAGGGGCCACAGCCGGCCAGCGGGAGCCCCGCGGTGTCCTCGTCCCGGCCAGGCTGTCCCGGCTCACACCGTGGACTCCTTGGCAGCGGCCCAGGCTCTCTGGCAGCCGTAGAGCCACTTGATGACGCGGGCGTTGCGCTCCACCACCGACACGGCGGAGCCCGGCCGAGGGTCCGGCTCGTCCTCGCCCGGCCCCGCGTCCCCCTCGCTGCCCCCCGAGGCCCGCCCGGGCTCGGACTCGCAGGAGCCGGGGCCCCGGGCCGAGGCGCTGTCCCAGCCCGCCGGCCCGAAGCGCTCCCggcccagcagctccacctGCGCCCGGTCCAGCCCGCAGTAGTTGAAGAAGCGCTCCTGCTCCGACAGCGGCAGCGACACGCGCAGGGCC from the Prinia subflava isolate CZ2003 ecotype Zambia chromosome 24, Cam_Psub_1.2, whole genome shotgun sequence genome contains:
- the C24H1orf232 gene encoding uncharacterized protein C1orf232 homolog yields the protein MAQGFWRLYKAKVLQTLGGPRPDGALQDEGDPPELRETAEPPALLEEGASPVSQLARRVQGVGARGWRTLSSLFTREDEHQLLSPEPCPDHPLAAEPPEMPRTEKAPGFWDLFATKWQQASGPEKGVPPPEPGESPGEPPGDDGSDLREPEEGAFHWGFLAGKLAEIRNKTAPKGN